Proteins found in one Sorghum bicolor cultivar BTx623 unplaced genomic scaffold, Sorghum_bicolor_NCBIv3 super_3133, whole genome shotgun sequence genomic segment:
- the LOC110431587 gene encoding acyl-coenzyme A thioesterase 8-like, which yields MPDVPPPEQLLNLEEIRERRLTDPRFPSQYRNLAAKKKFTPWPIEMRFCEDSASQHKPSLNYWFRARGKLSDDQALHRCVVAYASDLLYSGVSLNPHREKGLKTYSLSLDHSIWFHKPVKADEWLLYVIESPSAHGGRGFVTGRMFNRQGELIMSLTQEALIRKEKPRGRNLRPKL from the exons ATGCCTGATGTTCCTCCTCCAGAACAG CTCCTTAATCTGGAGGAGATACGAGAAAGACGGCTTACTGATCCTCGCTTCCCATC CCAATATAGGAACTTGGCAGCTAAAAAGAAGTTTACTCCTTGGCCCATAGAAATGAGATTCTGTGAAGATTCAGCATCTCAACATAAACCAAG CTTAAACTACTGGTTTAGAGCTCGGGGAAAACTTTCAGATGACCAAGCTCTACATAG ATGTGTTGTAGCATATGCTTCGGACCTACTATATTCTGGTGTGAGCCTTAACCCTCATCGGGAGAAGGGTTTGAAGACATACTCGCTCAGTCTTGATCATTC CATCTGGTTCCACAAACCTGTGAAGGCTGACGAATGGTTGCTGTATGTG ATCGAGAGCCCATCTGCACACGGTGGTCGGGGTTTCGTCACTGGACGCATGTTCAACAGGCAAGGAGAG CTTATCATGTCGCTAACCCAAGAGGCGTTGATTAGAAAGGAGAAGCCACGAGGACGAAATCTGAGGCCGAAGCTTTGA